TCCAGAATACGTTCGTTCTCGTTGTAGACCTCCAGCAGAATATCGCGCACCTTCACCGGATCGATATCCAGCGGGAAGGTCAGCGTAATCGTGACCACACCCTGCGCATTACCCATCGTCGCGTTGCGAACGTTCTGCGAGATAAACTGCGAGTTCGGCACGATCACTGTGGATTTATCGCCCAGCTGGATCTCGGTGGCACGCACATTAATGCGGCGGATATCCCCTTCGATGCCGCTGATACTCACCAGATCGCCGACTTTAACCGGCCGCTCGGTCAACAGAATCAGACCGGAGATAAAGTTCTTCACTATCTCCTGTAAGCCAAAACCGATACCGACCGACAACGCACTGACGATCCAGGCCAGCTTGTTCCACTGCAGACCCATGATCGACAGGGTCAGCAGGATAATCAGCACATAACCGATGTTGCTGAACAGCGTTACCAGCGACACCCGCATCCCCACATCCATGGTGGTTTTTGGCAGGAAATCGGTGTCGAGCCAGCGGCGTACCGAGCGCAGCACATAGATGCCGACAATCAGGCAGATGATCGCATTGACCATGTGCGCCGGCACGATATTCAGGGATTCGAGTCCTTTACCGCCCCAGAACTCAATCACTTTTTGCAGCAGCTCAATCGGCGTTGAGGAGGCAAAGGTGCCGTTGAGCAGCGCCAGTGCCACAACCAGCACCAGGAAGGTCTTACCGATGGCCGTCAGCAGCGTGGCGGTTTGCTGCAGGTGACGCTCATTGATGTTAAGTGAACTCTGAATGCGGCGACCGGTGGCGTTACTGGTCGAGAAGAGACTCTCACAGCCATCTTTGAGCAGGTGACTGAGGAAGTAGAACGAGCCAAACAGCAGGCCGCACCAGATCACCTCATAACTCAGGAAGCGCGCCAGCGTGACGTACCCGATCAGCAGTGACACAAGGATGGCAATCGCGGTCAGCGTCAGACCCATCTGGATCAACCCGACCAGCGTCGAGCGGGCTTCCGGCGGCGTACCCGCCTGGGTCATACGACGACGCACACGGTTGGTACGCATGCTGATGGCCAGCGCGGTACAGCCAATCAGCAGAGCCGTCAGTCCGTTGGCAAAAATAGTGGTATTCAGGCTGGTGCCGACGCTGTAGTTGAACGCTTCGACCGTCTGGAAGATAAACACCAGCACCGCAGTAATCGGCGGGAACGGCTTAAGTGCCATCGCCACTTCATTGGAGATGGCCGGTAAGCGCCAGCTGGGCCTGCGCGTAGAGAGGAACGCGCGTCCCAGTCCGGCAATCAGGCCACAGAACACGCTGAGCTGCACCAGGCGATCGACAAAGTCCTGAACGTTTTCAGAGACCTCATCACGGCGGGTAAAGGCCAGGGAGATAAAGTTAAAGGTGAGGACGACCGCTGCCAGTGTGGTCAGGGCTATCGCGGCGGCCAGGAAACTGCGGCGCAGCTTCCCTTCCGGCAGTTTATTAATGCTGACCCAGGCCAGAAACTCTTCACTGTAGCGACGGCCTACCGTCATCACCAGCATCGCCGCCAGCAGCCAGAAAACACTGCCGACGCGCCAGCCCGGCTCCCATGAGAGCGCTGCGGTGTCCTTCAACTCCTGCAGGAACTCACCAATTTTCTCGCCATCCAGATCCTGCGTACTCAGCAGTGGTGACCAGAAGCGCGACCCAAGGATACTGCCGGAGTTCAGCGCCAGCTGGCTTTTCAGCTGATCACGACGCAGGTTAACAATCTGCGAGGAGAGCATCAGCGCGCCATTTTTAATCCCTTCGGCCTGCTTAATCTGGTCGTCGAGTTTGCCTTTCTGGCTCTCAAGCGCGTTACGCTTGCGCGTCACTTCCGGGGTTTCTTTCACCCCGCTGTCGGCTTTCGGGGCCGGGCCAAGGACGCCCAGCTGTGCATCAACCTGCTGACGATCGGGAACCAGCGCCTGACCCAGCGTATCGGCATTGCCAGAGAGCTCCAGCGCCATTTCATTCAGCTGCGTCAGCTTGTTTTCACCGGCATCGACGGAGACCTGACTTTTGATTTTATCGAGGATCTTCTGCATTTTCGGCAGTTCCACCGCAGCATTCAGCTTCGGTGGCGCATCCTGTCCCTGAGCAGGCGTGGCCGTATCATCCGCGGCCAGCGTCAGCGCCGGGGCAAACCCCACCAGCGCCAGCATTAACAATGCAAAAAAGGATCGTATAAACATATGAGTAAGATTCCGGCTGCTTAAATCAGGCGATCTTCCCTCGCCAGTCGCGCGTAGTGTAGGGCTTTGCAAGGGAGGGCAATATAGGAATAACGGGCATTTTTCGGGCTGATTCCGGAGGGTCAGAGGCAAAAAAAGGGTTTTAAGCCGCTGGCCCTGTACTCCCGGCTACCTGCTCAGCCTGCAGGTAACGCCAGTGCGCGCAGTGCGCGACACCGGCTATTTTCTACTCGACGTCGGCACTGCCGGCACCATTGCTGGCGACCTGACCCGACTTCTGTTTTTTATACGCCAGCGCGGCGGCAGGCACCGGAGCCGCTTTGCCGGTCTCAATCCAGCTACGCAGACGGTTAGCGTCGGCGAAGTGGGTATATTTACCAAACGCATCCAGCACCACCAGCGCCACCGGACGATTATTAATCATGGTGCGCATCACCAGGCAGTGGCCTGCCTCGTCGGTATAACCGGTTTTGGTCAGCTGAATGTGCCAGTCATTTTTATACACCAGATGGTTGGTGTTGCGGAACGGCAGCGCATAGCTCGGATGGGCAAAAACCGCCGTCTCCTCTTTCGTGGTGCTGAGCGCGCCAAGCATCGGATATTCCCGCGTCGCTTTCAGCAACTTAATCAGGTCCTGCGCGCTGGAGACGTTTTGCGTCGACAGGCCGGTTGGCTCAACATAGCGGGTCTGTTTCATGCCCAGTGAGCGCGCTTTGGCGTTCATCGCGCGGATAAAGGCGTTATATCCGCCCGGATAGGCGTGAGCCAGGCTGGCGGCAGCGCGGTTTTCTGAGGACATCAGCGCCAGCAGCATCATATTACGACGGCTGATCTGGCTGTTGAGCTTCACGCGTGAGAAGACGCCACGCATTTCTGGCGTCTGGCTGACATCGACGGTGATCATCTCGTTCATCGGCTGATGCGCATCCAGCACCACCATCGCGGTCATCAGCTTGGTGATCGACGCAATGGGTCTGACCCGATCCGGGTGGCTGGAGAAGAGCACTTTATTGGTCGTGAGATCGACAATCATCGCACTGCCAGAGGCGATCTGCGGCTGAGCAATAGGCGCAAGTTGCGACAGTGACGTTGTCGCCTGCGCCGGAAGTGAAACAATCTGCCCTGAAACGAGCAGCGCCAGCGAAAGCAGGGTGGAACGAATTTTTGCAGGCATCGTAGAAAAAAACCCGGTTATGAAGGTGTACTGTGTCAGACCGACACAGGCCGCCCGCTTCAGTGACGTCGGAGCGCGGGCTGGCAGCGGTATCATACCCGTAAGGTTAAGAAATTTCCTGGCGAGATTGTTTCCGGGCGTAAAAAGAGAACTGCCGCCAGAGCGGCGGCAGCGGTCGATCAGAACAGATGCGGTCCATATCCCCACAGCACCACGGTCAGTGCCAGTAACACTTCAAAAACCAGCACGCCGATGGCCAGCGTAGAACCGGAAAAGCGCAGGCTCTCTTCGCGGTCGATATTCAGAAACAGGGGTATGCCAATATAGAGCAGATAGCCGGTGTAGAGCAGCGCCAGCGCCCCTGCCAGTACGCAGAGCCAGACCAGCGGATAGAGCGCCACCAGCCCACTGAGAAACAGCGGCGTGGCCACATAACCCGCAAATACCGTACAGCGCTGGACGCCAGGGCGCTGCGGAAAATCACGTGCCATCCAGTGAATCACGCGTCCCATCACGGCGACGCCACCCAGAATAATGAGATAGAACAGAATGCCCAGCCCGATCCCGGTCGCCAGGTTAAGTTGCACATATTGCCCCTCGCCCAGATTCCAGCCCAGCTGAGTTGTACCGATAAAGGCGCAGATCACCGGGATCGCCGCCATCAGCAGAACATGGTGGGTGTAATGGTGCGAGACGCTCTCATTCTCTTGCTTGATATGACGCATTTCCTGATTCGGATGCGCCAGAAGTCCCCAGACATGGTTCATACAGTCACTCCTCTGATGCGATGGGCCGCCCGGTGCTGCATGCGTCTTTGAGGGCAGCGTCTCTTCAAGTATAAGCGGCAGTAAAATTTTCGTGGTGGCCGGACAAAAAAACAGCATAAATAAACAGACGTGATGCCCGGGCGGAAGCGAAGCCAAATCGCGTATAGACTTGAGGGACCATCACCGAACAGGGAGAGTCATTTTGCATCTGGATATCAACGCATTAATTACGCAGTACGGTTATCTGGCACTTTTTATTGGCTGTATTGCCGAGGGGGAGACATTTACGTTGCTGGGCGGCGTTGCCGCACATGAGGGACTGCTGCATTACGTTGGCGTGGTGCTGGCTGCGATGGGCGGCGGTATTGTTGGCGATCAGCTGCTCTACTGGGTCGGTCGCCGCTGGGGCACGCGCATCCTGCGCCGCTTTAAAAAGCATCAGGATAAAGTGGTCAAAGCGAATCGTCTGATCAAACGCCGTCCCAGCCTGTTTGTGATTGGCGTGCGCTTTATGTATGGCTTTCGGCTGATTGGTCCGATCATCATTGGTTCCAGCCGCCTCAACCCGATGAAGTTTTTTATCCTTAACGTTATCGGTGCGGCGATCTGGTCGGTGATCTTTGTAACGCTGGGCTACTTCGCGGGCGGCATTATCGCGCCGTGGCTGCACAAACTCGACCAGCACCTGAAGCACCTGCTGTGGCTGGTCGGCGCGGTCGTCTTCGCGTTTGTACTGCGCTGGGTGATCCGCCGCTGGCACAACCATCGTGCCGATCAGCCATAAATGAACTGCGGCCTTGCCCGTTGACGCACAGTCGCCAGACTCTGAACGGAGTCTGGCGACCGTGCCGACCCCGTGAATCTCACCCGCCCCCCTCCCCTTTGCTTCCTCATTAAACCGTGCGTTAACCATCTGTGCCCAAACGAAGCCGCATCGGATAGCTCAGCTATAGTTAGCAAGGACACTGACAGGGAGATGAGGATGAGTAAGGTAAAACGTAAGATTGACGACCACGGCGTTATCGGCGATTTGCGTACCTGTGCGCTGATCGCTAATGACGGCACCATTGATTATCTCTGCTGGCCCGAACTCGACAGCCCGTCGGTCTTTGCCGCCCTGCTCGACAGCGATGAAGCTGGCCTTTTCTCCCTGGCCCCTGACTGGCCCAATGCGCGGCGTCAGCAGCTTTACCTGCCCGATACCAACATCCTGCAAACCCGCTGGCTGGATGATGAAGGCGTAGCGGAAATCACCGACTACATGCCGATTTGTGATGACACGAACAAGCTGCCGCGCCTGATCCGGCGGGTCAAAATGGTGCGTGGCAGCGCGACCTTTCAACTGCGCTGTTCGCCCCGCCACGACTATGCCCGCGCGCAGACCCGTGCCGAAGCGCATAAAGGCTGTATCGATTTCCATGCGGAGGGCCAGCCATCGCTGCGCCTTGCCGCCTCCGTGGTCATGACGCTGGAAGAGGAGAGCGCGACCGCCCGTTTCACGTTACAACCTGGCGAACATGCGCAGTTTGAATTTGGCAGCGTGGATGATGCGCATATCGAAGCGCTGGCTACTGAACACTGCTTTGAAGAGACGGTGAACTACTGGCGACGCTGGAGCGCCCACAGTACCTATCAGGGACGCTGGCGCGAGATGGTGCAGCGTTCGGCGCTGGTGCTCAAGCTGCTGACCTCGCATCAGCACGGTTCTATTGCGGCGGCGGCAACCTTTGGCCTGCCTGAAGAGCTGGGCGGCGAGCGCAACTGGGACTATCGCGCCTCCTGGATCCGCGACGCCTCGTTCAGCATGTATGCCCTGATGCGGCTGGGCTACGTCGATGAAGCCAAACACTTCACCCACTGGGTCGGTCGCTGCGTTGAAAACAGCCATCACGATGAGATGCGTCTGCAGGTCATGTACCGGCTGGACAGCGGCACCGAGCTGCATGAGATGGAGCTGCTGAATCTTTCCGGCTACGCCGACTCACGGCCGGTGCGCATCGGCAACGGTGCCTGGCAGCAGACCCAGCTGGATATCTACGGCGAGCTGATGGATGCGATCTATCTGGCCAATAAATATGGCGAGGCGATCTCCCAGCGCGGCTGGGAACATGTCGTTAAAATGATCGACTGGCTGAGTGAGAACTGGGATCAGCCCGATGCCGGTATCTGGGAGATGCGCGGCGAGCCGGAACATTTCCTGCATTCGCGTCTGATGTGCTGGGTAGCGATGGATCGCGCACTGCGTCTCGGCATGAAGCGATCCCTGCCGATGCCCTACGAGCGCTGGGACCGGGCGCGCCGGGAGATCCGCGAAGATATCTGGGCTAACTTCTGGAACAGCGAACGCGGCCACTTCTCTGCAACCCGGCATGGCGAACATCTCGACGCCTCTATGCTGCTGATGCCGCTGGTGCGCTTCGTCGGCGCGACCGATCCGGACTGGATTGCCACGCTGGATGCGATCAAGACCCATCTCGTCAGCGACGGGATGGTGCGGCGTTACAATATCCATGAGACGCCTGCCGATGGCCTTCAGGGTTCGGAAGGCTCCTTTGGTGCCTGCTCCTTCTGGTATGTCGAATGTCTGGCGCGCGCGGGCCGGATTGAGGAAGCGCACTTTGAATTTGAGAAGCTGCTCAGCTATGCCAACCCGCTGGGCCTCTATGCCGAGGAGTTCGACACACACGGCCATGCGCTGGGCAATACGCCACAGGCGCTGACGCACCTGGCGTTAATCAGTGCCGCCTTTTTCCTGAATCGTAAACTCAGCGGCGAGCAGACGCAGTGGCAGCCTTAGTGAGCGGCAACCCCGGAAAGCCCCATTTTTACGCTCCTGCTTTCCGGAAATGCGCTAACATCCGCGGTGAATTTTCGTAAAGTATTGCAGGCAGGTTAAAATCCCGATTCACAACGTCAGTTTAATGAACATATAATGCGCAGCAGGTCACATTGGCCAGCATGAATTCGACACACTGAACAGCCTGAAATATGGCGATAAAGAATTGTAAAATATGAAAATCATTCGCGCTTTCGCTTCAATCGCACTGGCTCTGGCGGCCTTCAGTCAGTCAGCCTTTGCTGTGGTTTACCCGTTACCGCCGGCTAACAGCCGTCTGATCGGGGAAAATATCGAAATTACGGTTCCTGAAGACAGCAAACTGCCGCTGGAAGCTTTTGCGGCGCAGTACCAGATGGGCCTCAGCAACATGCTGGAAGCCAATCCGGGCGTTGACGTTTATCTGCCTAAGGCTGGCAGCAAAATGATCATCCCACAGCAGCTGATCCTGCCTGACGCGCCGCGTGAAGGCATTGTGATTAACAGCGCGGAGATGCGTCTTTATTACTACCCGAAAGGCAGCAAAACCGTCGTGGTTCTGCCAATTGGTATCGGTGAACTGGGTAAAGATACCCCGATCAGCTGGACCACCGCGGTAGAACGTAAAAAAGATGGCCCGACCTGGACGCCAACCAAAGGCATGCATGCGGATTACGCGGCACGCGGTGAAACGCTGCCAGCGGTGTTCCCGGCAGGTCCGGATAACCCGATGGGCCTGTACGCGCTCTACATCGGTCGTCTCTATGCGATTCACGGCACCAACGCCAACTTCGGTATCGGCCTGCGTGTGAGCCACGGCTGTGTGCGTCTGCGTGCTGACGATATCAAATGGCTGTATCAGAACGTGCCGGTTGGCACGCGCGTACAGTTCGTTGATCAGCCCGTGAAAGCGACCGTAGAGCCAGACGGTTCACGTTATGTCGAAGTGCATAACCCCCTGTCGACCACCGAAGAGCAGTTCAACTCACGTGAGCTGGTGCCGATTACCCTGACTCAGGCCGTGAGTAAAATTGTGGTTGATGCCAGTGTGAATCAGGATCAGGTTAACGCCGCGATTCAGAGTCGTACCGGTATGCCAGTAAAAGTGAACGGTGTGGAGAACAACATCCAGACCGCGCCTGTTGCGGTGCCGGAAAACTCACAGGCTGCTCCTCAGGAAGAGCCAATGACGCCGGTCACCCCACAGGGTGCAAACAGTGATGCCGCGCAGCCCCAGCAGCCGGCCACTGAACCTGCCGCGCCAGCTGCACCGGTAACGCCAGCAGCCCCGGCAGCCCCGGCGAATACCAGCTCGTAACTGCCGTCAGCTCTGAAAAGCCAGCGCCTGTCGCTGGCTTTTTTATTGCCTGCACTAAGGCAAATCATCGAATATTTCTTCTATTCTTCCCCGCGTGACCATCATTAATCTGTCATATAAAGCGCGTATCACACTGCGTTAACCCGATGCAAATCAGCATCCGGCATCAGCCACGTGAGGTACACCATGAGCGAAAACAGTCTCTCCTCCTCATCAGCCCAGGGACGCCCCGATTTCAACGGCAAAAGCAGTCGCTTCAGCAAACCGCTGTTTTTCATTCTGCTGATCGCCGGGCTGGCCTTCGCCGGACTTAACCTGGTCAATGACGTAGAACAGACCAACACCCCGGTCACCAGTTATCTGCCGTTCTTCCTGCTGGGACTGGCGCTGCTGATCGCGCTGGGTTTTGAGTTCGTCAATGGTTTCCACGATACCGCCAATGCGGTCGCCACCGTCATCTATACCCATTCGCTGACGCCCGGCGTCGCAGTGGTCTGGTCCGGTTTCTGTAACTTTATGGGCGTGCTGCTCTCCAGCGGCGTGGTGGCGTTTGGCATTATCTCGCTGCTGCCCGTCGAGCTGATCCTGCAGGCCAGCAGCGGCAACGGCTTCGCGATGGTTTATGCGCTGCTCTTCTCCGCCATTATCTGGAATCTCGGCACCTGGTATTTCGGTCTGCCCTCATCGTCGTCGCATACCCTGATCGGTTCGATTATCGGCGTCGGGGTGGCTAACGCGATGCTGCACGGCCGCAGCGGGCTGAGCGGCGTAGACTGGGATCAGGCACTGAAGGTGGGCTATGCTCTGCTGCTGTCGCCGGTAGTGGGTTTTGTCTGCGCCGGGCTGCTGCTGTGGGTGATGAAGATCTTTATCCGCAATCGCCAGCTTTATCAGGCCCCGAAAAGTGACCAGCCGCCACCGGTCTGGATCCGTGGCCTGCTGATCCTGACCTGTACCGGCGTCTCATTTGCGCACGGCTCCAACGATGGGCAGAAAGGGATGGGGCTGATTATGCTGATCCTGGTCGGCACCATGCCGATCGCCTATGCGCTGAACCGATCGCTGCCCGCCGATCAGATCCCGCGCGTGGCCGCGCTGACGGAAGTCACTGCGCATCAGCTGCTGCAACTGCAACCCGCTTCAGCGACC
This genomic window from Pantoea sp. Lij88 contains:
- a CDS encoding inorganic phosphate transporter, with product MSENSLSSSSAQGRPDFNGKSSRFSKPLFFILLIAGLAFAGLNLVNDVEQTNTPVTSYLPFFLLGLALLIALGFEFVNGFHDTANAVATVIYTHSLTPGVAVVWSGFCNFMGVLLSSGVVAFGIISLLPVELILQASSGNGFAMVYALLFSAIIWNLGTWYFGLPSSSSHTLIGSIIGVGVANAMLHGRSGLSGVDWDQALKVGYALLLSPVVGFVCAGLLLWVMKIFIRNRQLYQAPKSDQPPPVWIRGLLILTCTGVSFAHGSNDGQKGMGLIMLILVGTMPIAYALNRSLPADQIPRVAALTEVTAHQLLQLQPASATPPAARDVLTGFVGSNKMNADVLPALANTLNEVGDQIRRYGSMDNIPAQAVTNTRNQMYLASESIKHLQTAKVALPQETERNLKAVKTELDSATRFIPMWVKVVVAIALGLGTMVGWRRIVVTVGERIGKTHLSYAQGASAELVAMMTIGAADGFGLPVSTTHVLSSGVAGTMAANRSGLQFSTLRNLAVAWILTLPVSILLSALLYWLFTHF
- a CDS encoding glycoside hydrolase family 15 protein → MSKVKRKIDDHGVIGDLRTCALIANDGTIDYLCWPELDSPSVFAALLDSDEAGLFSLAPDWPNARRQQLYLPDTNILQTRWLDDEGVAEITDYMPICDDTNKLPRLIRRVKMVRGSATFQLRCSPRHDYARAQTRAEAHKGCIDFHAEGQPSLRLAASVVMTLEEESATARFTLQPGEHAQFEFGSVDDAHIEALATEHCFEETVNYWRRWSAHSTYQGRWREMVQRSALVLKLLTSHQHGSIAAAATFGLPEELGGERNWDYRASWIRDASFSMYALMRLGYVDEAKHFTHWVGRCVENSHHDEMRLQVMYRLDSGTELHEMELLNLSGYADSRPVRIGNGAWQQTQLDIYGELMDAIYLANKYGEAISQRGWEHVVKMIDWLSENWDQPDAGIWEMRGEPEHFLHSRLMCWVAMDRALRLGMKRSLPMPYERWDRARREIREDIWANFWNSERGHFSATRHGEHLDASMLLMPLVRFVGATDPDWIATLDAIKTHLVSDGMVRRYNIHETPADGLQGSEGSFGACSFWYVECLARAGRIEEAHFEFEKLLSYANPLGLYAEEFDTHGHALGNTPQALTHLALISAAFFLNRKLSGEQTQWQP
- a CDS encoding L,D-transpeptidase family protein, which gives rise to MKIIRAFASIALALAAFSQSAFAVVYPLPPANSRLIGENIEITVPEDSKLPLEAFAAQYQMGLSNMLEANPGVDVYLPKAGSKMIIPQQLILPDAPREGIVINSAEMRLYYYPKGSKTVVVLPIGIGELGKDTPISWTTAVERKKDGPTWTPTKGMHADYAARGETLPAVFPAGPDNPMGLYALYIGRLYAIHGTNANFGIGLRVSHGCVRLRADDIKWLYQNVPVGTRVQFVDQPVKATVEPDGSRYVEVHNPLSTTEEQFNSRELVPITLTQAVSKIVVDASVNQDQVNAAIQSRTGMPVKVNGVENNIQTAPVAVPENSQAAPQEEPMTPVTPQGANSDAAQPQQPATEPAAPAAPVTPAAPAAPANTSS
- a CDS encoding DUF3772 domain-containing protein; this encodes MFIRSFFALLMLALVGFAPALTLAADDTATPAQGQDAPPKLNAAVELPKMQKILDKIKSQVSVDAGENKLTQLNEMALELSGNADTLGQALVPDRQQVDAQLGVLGPAPKADSGVKETPEVTRKRNALESQKGKLDDQIKQAEGIKNGALMLSSQIVNLRRDQLKSQLALNSGSILGSRFWSPLLSTQDLDGEKIGEFLQELKDTAALSWEPGWRVGSVFWLLAAMLVMTVGRRYSEEFLAWVSINKLPEGKLRRSFLAAAIALTTLAAVVLTFNFISLAFTRRDEVSENVQDFVDRLVQLSVFCGLIAGLGRAFLSTRRPSWRLPAISNEVAMALKPFPPITAVLVFIFQTVEAFNYSVGTSLNTTIFANGLTALLIGCTALAISMRTNRVRRRMTQAGTPPEARSTLVGLIQMGLTLTAIAILVSLLIGYVTLARFLSYEVIWCGLLFGSFYFLSHLLKDGCESLFSTSNATGRRIQSSLNINERHLQQTATLLTAIGKTFLVLVVALALLNGTFASSTPIELLQKVIEFWGGKGLESLNIVPAHMVNAIICLIVGIYVLRSVRRWLDTDFLPKTTMDVGMRVSLVTLFSNIGYVLIILLTLSIMGLQWNKLAWIVSALSVGIGFGLQEIVKNFISGLILLTERPVKVGDLVSISGIEGDIRRINVRATEIQLGDKSTVIVPNSQFISQNVRNATMGNAQGVVTITLTFPLDIDPVKVRDILLEVYNENERILETPEPSVSFKDLTQQGIILSVTGNVAGQRQISGAKSDLLFDILTRLRKEGILLSTPQTMIIERRQQMAGVEPVPEEKLV
- a CDS encoding DedA family protein — protein: MHLDINALITQYGYLALFIGCIAEGETFTLLGGVAAHEGLLHYVGVVLAAMGGGIVGDQLLYWVGRRWGTRILRRFKKHQDKVVKANRLIKRRPSLFVIGVRFMYGFRLIGPIIIGSSRLNPMKFFILNVIGAAIWSVIFVTLGYFAGGIIAPWLHKLDQHLKHLLWLVGAVVFAFVLRWVIRRWHNHRADQP
- a CDS encoding Yip1 family protein, giving the protein MNHVWGLLAHPNQEMRHIKQENESVSHHYTHHVLLMAAIPVICAFIGTTQLGWNLGEGQYVQLNLATGIGLGILFYLIILGGVAVMGRVIHWMARDFPQRPGVQRCTVFAGYVATPLFLSGLVALYPLVWLCVLAGALALLYTGYLLYIGIPLFLNIDREESLRFSGSTLAIGVLVFEVLLALTVVLWGYGPHLF
- the pbpG gene encoding D-alanyl-D-alanine endopeptidase, which codes for MPAKIRSTLLSLALLVSGQIVSLPAQATTSLSQLAPIAQPQIASGSAMIVDLTTNKVLFSSHPDRVRPIASITKLMTAMVVLDAHQPMNEMITVDVSQTPEMRGVFSRVKLNSQISRRNMMLLALMSSENRAAASLAHAYPGGYNAFIRAMNAKARSLGMKQTRYVEPTGLSTQNVSSAQDLIKLLKATREYPMLGALSTTKEETAVFAHPSYALPFRNTNHLVYKNDWHIQLTKTGYTDEAGHCLVMRTMINNRPVALVVLDAFGKYTHFADANRLRSWIETGKAAPVPAAALAYKKQKSGQVASNGAGSADVE